The following coding sequences lie in one Meles meles chromosome X, mMelMel3.1 paternal haplotype, whole genome shotgun sequence genomic window:
- the LOC123935211 gene encoding phosphatidylinositol-binding clathrin assembly protein-like codes for MARPFFRHLGGLHLLPEVPPLLSPPVRKRRDQTPGPSPLWLAVRDVPMGSSASRAALRATTDEPMEPEAKHLADLIQYINGTNMSVDHLADVLSAKTGNGSWVVVFKALVTVHHLMVHGNERFIQHLASRNSLFTLHNFLDKSVIEGYTMSTFIRRYSRYLNEKSLAYRLIASDVTKTKRGTDGTMRTMDTKQLLNTLPVIQTQFDALLNFNANPDELTNGIIHAAFMLLFKDSLRLFAAYNEGILNLLDKYFDMRKNQCKESLDIYIKFLERTAKLAQFLKVAEQVGIDRNDIPYLTQAPKSLLEALKQHLASLEERNDSLPPYSLQHALIPSIPNNAVVKASASRAWFAGNRTRLYDYVHTL; via the exons ATGGCGCGGCCTTTCTTCCGTCACCTCGGGGGGCTCCACCTGTTGCCCGAGGTGCCACCCTTGCTCAGTCCGCCGGTCCGGAAGAGGAGGGACCAGACTCCGGGGCCATCACCCTTGTGGCTGGCGGTCCGCGACGTACCCATGGGGTCGTCTGCGTCCAGGGCTGCCCTCAGGGCGACCACCGATGAGCCTATGGAACCCGAGGCCAAACACCTGGCGG ACCTCATTCAGTACATAAATGGAACAAACATGAGCGTGGATCATTTGGCTGATGTTCTTTCTGCGAAAACCGGGAACGGCAGCTGGGTGGTAGTGTTCAAAGCCCTGGTCACTGTACATCACCTTATGGTGCACGGAAACGAG CGTTTTATCCAACATCTTGCATCTAGAAACTCTTTGTTTACTTTACACAACTTCCTGGATAAAAGTGTCATAGAAG GCTACACCATGTCAACCTTCATCAGACGATACAGCAGGTACTTGAATGAGAAGTCTCTTGCATACAGACTGATTGCATCCGACGTCACCAAAACCAAGAGAGG GACGGACGGTACGATGAGAACTATGGATACAAAGCAGCTGCTAAACACTCTTCCAGTCATTCAAACGCAGTTTGATGctcttcttaattttaat GCAAATCCTGATGAGCTAACCAATGGCATAATACATGCTGCTTTCATGCTTCTCTTTAAGGATTCTCTTCGCCTCTTCGCAGCCTATAATGAGGGGATCCTTAATCTGCTAG acaaATATTTTGATATGAGGAAAAACCAATGCAAGGAGAGTTTGGATATTTACAtcaagttccttgaaagaacAGCCAAACTGGCACAGTTCCTGAAAGTTGCTGAG CAAGTTGGAATTGACCGGAACGACATCCCATATCTTACACAG GCGCCCAAAAGTTTACTTGAAGCACTAAAACAACATTTAGCTTCTTTGGAAGAGAGAAATGACAGTTTGCCTCCTTACAG TCTCCAGCATGCACTGATTCCCTCTATACCAAATAATGCAGTTGTGAAAGCTTCAGCAAGCAGAGCTTGGTTTGCAGGTAACAGAACTCGACTGTATGATTATGTCCATACTCTCTGA